From Salvelinus fontinalis isolate EN_2023a chromosome 37, ASM2944872v1, whole genome shotgun sequence, the proteins below share one genomic window:
- the LOC129836014 gene encoding myelin and lymphocyte protein-like codes for MASSTSSNPLPSGTSVFTTVPDLFFIPEFIFGGLVWTLVASTKVLNANPQGWVMFVSVFCFIFTTLWFLIFISGANKSSIWPTLDVVYHSLAAFFYLSAAVVQAYVTIGLKSLTSTFFKEYQLDIAAVVMCYVVTLLYALHAVFSTMRWKNSS; via the exons ATGGCTTCCAGCACCTCCAGTAACCCTCTGCCCAGTGGCACCAGTGTGTTCACCACTGTTCCAGACCTCTTCTTCATCCCTGAGTTT atcTTCGGGGGTCTGGTGTGGACTCTGGTGGCCTCCACAAAAGTGCTGAATGCGAACCCTCAGGGCTGGGtgatgtttgtctctgtgttctgctTCATCTTCACTACTCTGTGGTTCCTCATCTTCATCAGTGGAGCCAATAAGAGCAGCATCTGGCCCACACTG gatgttgtgtatcatTCCCTTGCAGCCTTCTTCTACCTCAGTGCAGCAGTGGTACAGGCCTATGTCACCATTGGTCTGAAATCACTTACCAGTACTTTCTTCAAAGAATACCAATTAGATATTGCTGCTGTG GTGATGTGTTATGTGGTGACTCTGCTCTACGCCCTCCATGCCGTCTTCTCTACGATGAGATGGAAGAATTCCTCATGA